TCCATTTATATGGTCATGCCGCTAATATGGAGGCTATAATGGCTATCGCACAAAAACATAACTTATACGTAATTGAAGATAATGCACAGGCAATAGGTTGTGATTATACTTTTGCAAATGGCAGCAAAAAAAAGACCGGAAGTATTGGGCATATCGGCTGTACATCTTTCTATCCTTCAAAAAATTTAGGCGCTTATGGCGATGCCGGCGCAATATTTACTAATGATGATGCGTTAGCTAACAGATTAAAAATGATAGCAATACATGGACAGGCAAAACGCTATTATCATGACATGGTGGGATGTAATTCAAGATTAGATGCTATTCAGGCAGCTATTTTGGATATAAAACTAAAACACCTTGACGAATATATTGATGCAAGAAGAAAAGCGGCGGCATTTTATGACAAAGCTTTTTCCGGCAATTCAGCCATCACCATACCTTACAGAGCAGCATACAGCAATCACGTTTTTCATCAATACACGTTGCTGGTAAATACTGTTAACAGAGATGAGTTGCATCAATATCTTGCAGACAATGGTATTCCATCCATGATTTATTACCCTGTTCCTTGCCATAAACAAAAAATGTTCGAAACGTTTGGTGGAAGTGATTATCACTTACCCGTTACCGATTGGTTAACTGAAAAAGTGATCTCACTGCCAATACATACCGAACTGGATGAAGAACAACAAACGTTTATTGTAAGTAAAGTATTAGAATTTATAAATAAATAAAATAAGTATGAAAATTTCAGTAGTTGGAACAGGTTATGTTGGATTGGTAACAGGTACCTGCTTTGCAGAAACCGGTAACACTGTTACTTGTGTGGACATTGATAAAAGCAAAGTAGATAAATTACAATCGGGTAAAATGACCATTTATGAACCCGGATTGGAAAAGTTGTTTTTAAGAAATCAAAAAGAAGGGAGATTACATTTTACTACTTCTTTGGAAGAAGGTATCAAAGATGCCAAAATTGTTTTCCTGGCATTGCCTACACCTCCCGGTGAAGATGGTAGTGCTGATCTGAAATATATTTTAGGAGTTGCTGATCATTTAGGGAAAATTTTAACCGACTATAAAGTAATTATAGATAAAAGTACAGTGCCTGTAGGTACTGCAGAAAAAGTACATGCCGCAATTGCAAAAAATATAAAAGTTGATTTTGATGTAGTGAGCAATCCTGAATTTTTACGCGAAGGAGTAGCCGTGGATGATTTTATGAAACCCGATAGAGTAGTGATCGGTACTGAATCTGAACGTGCTAAAAAAATATTGAACGATCTGTATGCGCCGTTTGTTCGCCAGGGTAATCCAATTATTTTTATGGATGAAAGGTCTGCAGAGTTAACCAAATATGCAGCGAACTCTTTCCTGGCAACTAAGATCACGTTCATGAATGAGATCGCACAATTATGTGAACGCTTAGGTGCTGATGTTGATCTGGTACGTAAAGGAATTGGCAGTGATGAACGCATTGGTAAACGATTTTTATTTCCGGGTATTGGTTATGGCGGAAGCTGTTTCCCTAAAGATGTTCAGGCATTGGAAAAATCATCGCAGGAAGTTAATTACGATTTCCAGATATTAAAAGCGGTGATGGATGTGAACCACCGTCAGAAACTACATTTGTTGCCTAAGATAAAAGCATACTTCAACAACGATCTGAAAGGAAAGAAGATCGCATTGTGGGGGTTGGCTTTTAAACCGAATACAGATGATATCCGTGAAGCACCGGCTTTATACATCATTGAAGAATTATTGAAAGCAGGCGCTACTGTTGCTACATTTGATCCTGAAGCAATGGAAAATGTAAAACAAATATTTGGCAATAAGATCAGCTTTGAAGAAACTCAATACGATGCATTGAAAGATGCGGATGCATTAGTGATTGCAACAGAATGGAGTGAATTCAGAACACCGGAATTTGATAAAATAGTTTCTTTATTGAAGAACAAAGTTATTTTCGATGGTAGAAACTTGTTCGACCTTGCGCAAATGGAACAACTGGGCTTTCATTATGAAAGCATTGGAAGAAAAGTAGTAAAATAATTTATCAACTTTAATTTTATATAGTGGCAAATAAAAGAGTTTTAGTAACAGGTGCAGCTGGTTTTTTGGGTTCACATCTTTGTGACCGATTCATTAAAGAAGGGTATGATGTTGTAGGGATGGATAATTTAATAACCGGCGACCTGAGAAATATTGAACATCTTTTTAAATTAAAAGAGTTTGAATTTTACAATCACGACGTTTCCAAATTCATTCATGTTCCGGGGCATATAGATTATATAATGCATTTTGCATCTCCTGCAAGTCCTATCGATTATTTAAAAATTCCTATTCAAACATTAAAAGTTGGTTCATTGGGAACGCATAATTGTTTGGGATTGGCAAAAGCAAAAGGCGCACGAATATTAGTTGCGAGCACAAGTGAGATCTATGGCGATCCATTAGTGCATCCGCAAAAAGAAGAGTATTGGGGAAATGTAAATCCTGTTGGTCCGCGTGGTGTGTATGACGAAGCAAAACGTTTCCAGGAAGCGATTACTATGGCATATCATACTTTTCACGGAGTAGAAACAAGGATCGTTCGTATATTCAATACATATGGACCACGTATGCGACTCAATGACGGAAGAGCACTGCCTGCGTTCATTGGTCAGGCTTTACGAGGTGAAGATCTAACGGTATTTGGAGACGGCAGCCAAACAAGAAGTTTTTGTTATGTAGATGATCTGGTAGAAGGTATTTACCGTTTGTTGCTAAGTGATTGTGTTGATCCTGTAAACGTTGGTAATCCTGACGAGATTTCGTTGAAAGATTTTGCGGAAGAAATTATCAAACTAACAGGCACTACTCAAAAGATTGTTTACAAGCCATTACCTAAAGATGATCCTAAACAACGTCAGCCGGAGATCAGTAAGGCAAAGGCAATATTAGGTTGGGAACCCAAAGTAAAACGAGCAGAGGGATTAAAAATAACGTATGAGTATTTTAAATCGTTACCCAACGAAGAGTTGTATAAAATGCCGAAAGAGTTTGAAAGCAGAAAATAGAATAAAGGCTTAAAGCTGCAAGCTATAAGGGATAAGTTTTAATATTAAAACTTCTTCTTGTAGCTTGCAGCTTGTTTCTTATAGCTAAAGTAAATTAAATGTATCAGGAGCTTTTAGATAAAAAAAAGAAATTAGCTGTAATTGGATTAGGTTACGTGGGGTTACCAATTGCATTAGAATTTGCCAAAAAGATTAAGGTTATTGGTTTTGATATTAATGCAAAGCGTATTGACATGATGAAGCAAGGCATTGACCCAAGCCAGGAGTTGAAAAAAGAAGCGTTTGATGGTTGTGATATTGAATTTACAAATGACCTGGAAGTTTTAAAGCAGGCATCTTTCTTTATTGCAGCAGTGCCTACACCAGTCGATAAAAATAATTTACCTGATCTTACTCCGGTTACTAAAGCCAGCGAAACTGTTGGTAAAGTAATTAAGCAAGGAGATTATGTAGTATTTGAAAGTACCGTATATCCTGGATGTACAGAAGAAGATTGTTTGCCGATCATTGAAAAATTATCAGGCTTAAAAAATATAAAAGATTTTAAAACAGGATATTCTCCTGAAAGAATAAATCCGGGCGATAAAGAGCATACCCTTGCAAAGATCATAAAAGTAGTAAGTGGTTGCGATGATGAATCATTGGACGTAATTGCAAAAGTATATGAACTGGTTGTTACTGCCGGAGTACATAAAGCATCTTCTATTAAAGTAGCCGAAGCGGCCAAGATCATTGAAAATACACAACGTGATCTGAATATTGCATTGATGAATGAGTTATCTATCATCTTTGATAAAATGAATATAAACACTTATGAAGTATTGGAAGCTGCCGGTACTAAATGGAATTTCTTAAAATTTCAACCTGGTTTAGTTGGTGGACATTGTATTGGAGTTGATCCTTATTACCTTACTTACAAATCAAAAAAATTAGGGTACGACAGCCAGGTTATTTTAGCGGGTCGTTCTATTAATGATGGTATGGCGGCGCATGTGGCGAAGAAAGTATTGCAACACATCATTCAGAATGATGGCAATGTTAAAGAGGCTAAAGTGTTGGTGATGGGTGCTACATTTAAAGAAAATGTAAGTGACATACGTAATTCAAAAGTGGCAGATGTGGTGAATGAATTAAAATCGTACTCATTGAATGTACATGTTACAGATCCTCATGCGGATAGCGAAGAATTGCAGCATGAATATGGCTTTGAATTAACATCGTCTTTAGCGAACGATTACGACGCTGTGATCATAGCGGTGCCGCATAATGATTTTAAAAGTAAGGGTGAAGATTATTTCAATAGTATTACGAAACAAAAAGCAATCATTGCTGATCTTAAAGGAATATATCGTAATAAAATAAGTAATAGAGTTTATTGGAGTTTATAAAAATTATAAATCTAGCACTTTGCTGATTCGTAATTACAACTTTGCACAATGGGTCAAACGTTTCATACAAAAGATTTAGGTCAGCTTTCATTTTTAGTTACAGGAGGCGCAGGCTTTATTGGTGCTCATATCGCTGAATATTTATTAAGCAATGGTGCCAAAAAAGTTCGTGTGTTGGATAACATGGTGAATGGTTTTAAAACAAATCTTAACATACTTTCCGCATATCCTGCATTTGAATTTGTAGAAGGTGATATAAGAGATTTAGAAACCTGCCAAAAAGCTTGTCAAGGAATTGATGCAATAAGTCATCAGGCAGCCCTGGGTTCTGTTCCTCGCTCTATAAAAGAACCGTTTTATACAAATGATGTAAATGTTGGAGGCTTTGTAAATATTTTAAAGGCAGCTGTTGATAATAATGTAAAGCAATTCGTATATGCATCATCATCATCGGTGTATGGAGATGAACCTTCTTTGCCAAAAGAAGAAACTAAGGTTGGAAATTGCTTATCACCTTATGCGGTAAGTAAAAAAGCAAACGAATTATATGCAGATGTTTTTGCAAAAGTGTATGGACTTAAAATAATCGGTTTCCGCTACTTTAATATTTTTGGTCCACGACAGGATCCCGATGGACCTTATGCAGCCGTTATTCCATTATTTGTAAAAGGTATTTTGAACAGAACACCTGTTTATATTAATGGAGATGGAGAACAAACAAGAGATTTTACTTTTGTTGAAAATGCTTTGCAGATAAATATCTTAGGGATGTTAACCGATAATGATGAAGCATTCAATAAAGTGTATAATGTAGCCATTGGAGAAAATTTTTCTATCAATTATTTGTATAATGCCTGCAAAGAATATTTAAAAAGCGATTTTGAAGCAACATTTAGAGAACCAAGAGCAGGAGATATCAGAAATTCTTTAGCAGATATTTCATTGGCTAAAAAATTGCTCGGCTATCAGCCAACAAAAAAATTTGAAGAAGGGTTGGTAGAGACGATCGAATATTTTAAACAACTCTATACTAATTAATAATTCCTTCGAATTGAAAAATTATTCATTCTTAATTATAAATTTTTAATTTAAAAATGGGCTTTACAAAAACAGATATTCCCGGTTTGCTGATTTATGAACCAACTGTTCATGGCGATAACCGTGGTTATTTCTTTGAGAGTTATAACGAGAAAACATTTGCAGATGCAGGTGTAACCATGAAGTTTGTTCAGGATAACCAGGCAAGATCTACTTATGGAGTTATACGTGGTTTGCATTACCAGTTAAATCCACATGCACAAACAAAATTAATCAGGGTATTGAGCGGTGCTATCATAGATGCAGTGGTAGATATTCGCAAAGGCTCTCCCACATACGGTAAGTCTTTTGCAATAGAATTATCTGCGGAAAATAAAAAGCAATTATTAGTACCAAGAGGATTTGCGCATGGATATTCTGTGATCAGTGAAACGGCTGAAGTATCCTATAAGTGCGATGGCTTGTATAGTAAACAAAGCGAAGGGGGGATCGTATATAATGATCCTGTATTACAAATAGATTGGAGAATCCCTGCCGATAAAGCTCTTGTTGCAGATAGAGATCTGCAGCATCCTTTATTAGCTGATTGTGTAAACAATTTTTCTTTTGAATAATTTATGCCTACAATTTTAGTCACCGGCGCCAACGGACAATTAGGGAATGAATTGCGTGTATTGTCTGCAGGTTATCCTCAATATGATTTTTTATTTGTTACACGTAATGAATTATCCATTGGCGATCTGGATGCAGTAACAAATTATTTTAATGAAAATAAAATTGATCATTGCATTAACTGTGCCGCTTACACTGCCGTAGATAAAGCAGAGAGCGATATTGAAAATGCATTTTTAATAAATGGTGAGGCAGTAGGGAATCTAGCTGCCGTTTGCAAACAACATGCTGCCAAATTTATTCATGTTTCTACGGATTATGTTTTTGATGGAACAGCCACAGAACCGATCAAAGAAGACAGGACTGTAAATCCTATTGGTATTTACGGTGCATCTAAATTGAAAGGTGAGGAGCTCGCATTTAAGAATAATCCGGATACAATTATTATTCGCACATCGTGGGTGTATTCCTCCTTTGGTAACAACTTTGTAAAAACCATGATGCGGTTGATGAAAGAAAGAGAAAGTATTAATGTGGTGAATGATCAGCGTGGATGCCCGACATATGCAGCAGACCTGGCTGCAGCTATCATGACGATAGTAGAAAAACGCTCAGCATTTAACACACAATATTCAATCTTCAATTATAGTAATTCAGGTAATATTGTTTGGTACGATTTTGCAATTGCTATTAAAGAGCTGATTGGAAGTAATTGCATTGTGAATCCAATTCCTACTTCACAATTTCCTACACCGGCAAAGCGTCCTGCTTATTCATTGCTGGATACTACTAAAATTCAGCAAACATTTGGAGTGGGTGTTCCTGAATGGAAAGAAAGTCTGAAAAAATGTCTTGCAATCTTAACGACAACCGCTTAAGCGAATAAATAATTTAGATGTAATTTCAATTTTACATGGAGTTATTTAAAACCAAAAGCCGCATTATTGTTACGTGTAGTAATAGGTTATCGCCATACCTGCAACAAGAGATCGCTGAATTGGGGTTTACACCTGTTCGTATCTTCAAAACAGGTGTAGAATTAAAAGGAACGCTGAATGATTGCATTCTGCTTAACCTGAACCTACGCTGCGCCAGCCAGGTGTTATTTTCAATAAAAGAATTTGAAGCCTATAATGCCGATACGTTATATAAAGTATTGTTTCAGTTTGAATGGGAAAATATTTTCAGCGGCGACGGCTATTTTTCAATAACAAGTAATGTAAGCAATCCTACCATTAATAATTCTCTATTTGCGAATGTAAAAGTAAAGGATGCTATTGTTGACAGGTTTAGAAATAAAACAGGTAAACGTCCTAACTCCGGCCCGGAATTAGATAAGACTGTTATCCATTTGTATTGGAAAGAATCTTACGTAGAAGTTTTTATAGATACTTCCGGTGAAACATTATCAAAACATGGCTATAGAAGGATTCCGGGAAGAGCGCCGATGCTGGAATCTTTAGCAGCTTCAACTTTATTGGCAACAAAATGGGATAGAAGATCTGCTTTTGTAAATCCAATGTGTGGCTCTGGCACACTAGCAATAGAAGCCGCTTTATTGGCAACCAACCGTATGCCCGGCTTATATCGTTCCAATTATGCATTCATGCATTTAATAGGATATGATGAAAGTTTTTACGCAATCCAACGTACACGGCTAACTGAAAAAATAATTGCTGTACCTGGTTTAAAGATCGTAGCAACGGATCTAAGTACAGATGCTGTCAATGTTTCAAAAATAAATGCCGGCGCAGCAGGTGTTGCAGATATGATCGATTTTGCTGTTTGTGATTTTGGCGACACATCTATTCCTGCAAATGAACCGGGGGTAATTTTCTTTAACCCTGAATATGGCGAAAGGTTAGGGGAAGAAACTGCCTTGCAGGCTATATATGCCCGCATGGGCGATTTTATGAAACAGCATTGTAAAGGTTATACAGGATATATTTTTACCGGTAACCTGGAACTGGCAAAAAAAATAGGATTAAAACCCAGTCGCCGCATTGAATTTTTTACCAGTAAAATTGATTGCCGTTTGTTTGAATATGAATTGTATAGCGGTACAAAAAGACAATCTAAGGAAGATGTACCTTCTACATAAAAAATATTTATATTCGTTCATAAACATGCATGATGAAGTACTCTTTTTGCTTTTTCCTTCTTATTATCTTTTTTAGCTGCGGTAAAACAGATACCAATACAAACACCAATAATCATAAAATGACGGCAGTTATTAATGGTGTTGTATGGAATTGTGATACGGTATTGATACAGAATGCAGATTCTTCTTATCAAATAAATTCGATTACAGGAATTGCCAACGGACAAAAAATAGAGCTGGACGTAAATGCATTCCCTCAACTATCTAATACGATAAACTTTCGACCTGCAGGAGTTAATGGTGCTATAGCATTTTCATCGTTAAAAGGAACTATTGTTTCATCGGGTATTGTTCAAATAGATTGGATGGCAACCAATACCAATTTACATTTTTTTGAGGTAGAGCGCTCAGTAGATGGAACAAGCTTTACGACAATTGGAAATGTGCAACCCAAAGCCAATGATGGTTCACAACAACCTTATTCTTTTTTGGATAACAATGCATTAAACGGTACAACTTATTATCGAATAAAAGCAACTGACAATACCGGGGGCGTTTTTTATTCTAATCTTATAAAAGTAAATACGTTACATCCCGGTACCCGTGCTTATTATAATCTTGTAGCCGGTTACAATGGAACTTTGTATTATAATAATGATACTGTAAATAACAAACTTACCGGAACATTTTCATTTGATGTTAATTACATGGGGACGATAATGCATGTTACAAATGGTAGTTTCAATATTGGATATTAAAGGGTACCAATATTCTGATTCTCTTTTTTGTACAAGTAAAGGATGTATTGATGACAATTGAAAAAATACATAATAGCAATAAGTAAATTATTGAATCACTAATACAGAACCTTTTAACTCGTACTTTTTATCGTTGATAATAAAACTTGCCAGCCAAACAAATGTTTGGTTGCCGGTAATAAAGCCATTAACCTTTCCGTCCCATTTGTTAGAAGGGTTGTATGATTCAAATACAATTTGTCCCCAACGATTATAAATAGTTAAATGATAATCGAAGATGGGACCTATTATTCCTGCCATACCAAACTTATCATTAACTCCATCTCCATTAGGAGTAAATGCGTTAGGAAAATAAACGCCTACACAATTACCATCTTTAATTAATATCGTATCGGAGCCCACACAGGTATTGCTATCTGTAACAGTAACCCAATAAACGCCTGGTTTCATTATTGTATAGGCTGAGGAGGTAGAACCATCCTGCCATAAATAAGTTTTGTAATTGCCCGGTGTTATTGTGAATGTTGTATCCGGGCATATAGTCATATCATTCCCTAAAGATACTTTTATAGGAGGTTGTTCTTTTATAATAAATGAAGATGTAGTTGCAGTACAATTATTCGCATCTTTAATTAAAACAAAATAACTGCCGGGTATAAGCGAATTGATTTGATTGCTGCTTCCTGTATTGCTATATAAACTTGTGTCTCCTGCCTGGATCGATTGCCAGCTATAATTAACAGGCACTGTGCCTGATGAAAGATTTGCTACAGCGGAACCATCGTTTAACTTACAACTGGTATAGGTATAGCTGACAGTTGCGGTTATAGGCTCGGGTTGAATAATAGCAACCGTTGTATTGATTTGGCAATGATTGTTATCTGAAACAGTAATTGTATAATTATTGGCAGCTAAGTTCACTGCTTTAAAACTATCACTTACATTAGGTTGCCATGAATAAGTATAAGGCAATGCACCTCCCGATGCATTTACAATAATAGCACCATCATTATCATCATAACACCGAAGGTTTGTTGATTTCGAGGTAACAATAAGCCCGGATGTTTGATCGTCTATTACAATATTATCAAAGGCAAAGCCATCATAGCTATTACATATTGTTCCTGCAGCAAAAACAAAACGAAAGGTTACTGATGATTTTCCTGCATAATTAGAAAGCATATGTTCTGCTGTAAGCCATTGACCGCTTCCTCCACCACCGCCACAACTACCGTTTCTGCCTGACGCACTTCCAGACCAACCGGATGAAGATGGCCCAACTGATAAATAACGAATGTTAGGGGAGTTAAACCAATTGGCATTGCCGCAATTTTTATCTCCTGCTGCGCCTACTGTTTGCCAGGTTTTACCAGCATCGGTAGAAGCTTGCAGTGTAGCACCATCGTATTGAGGTTCTGTATCCCAAAATACACTGAACTGAATAAATGGGTTCTTTAAATTGCTAAAATCAAAACAAGGACTTTGCACCCATTCAAGAGCATTGGATGCATAAGCGCCCGACGAAATACCGGTTACCCAACAATTATTTCCGGATGCTGCGCCTGTAATTACTTGCTTCTGCGGTGAACCCCATTGCCAATCATTGCCTGAACCACCGGCAAACCAATTGCCATTGCTGTTTTCAAAATCTTCATTGTATGGAAATGTATTAATTGGGGTAAGGCATTGCGATGATGCAGTGCAGAAGATCATACTAAAATAAATGATCATGAATGCACGAAAGGTTGCACTACTAATTACACGAATGGGCACTAATATAAAGTTAATTAGTACAAAATTATTCGTGTTCATCTGTGTCATTCGCTGTATAAAAAATTACAAAAACAAAAAAGCCGGAAAGCAGATCCGGCAATTATTATTTTTTAATTGCTGACTATTAATTAAAGTTGTATCCCCACTTAACAAGTGTAGCTCCCCATGTGAACCCTCCGCCAAAAGCGGCCAACACGATCATGTCGCCTTTTTTCAATTGTTTTTCCCAATCCCATAAACACAAAGGAATGGTAGCCGCAGTAGTATTGCCATAACGTTGAATGTTCAACATCACTTTTTCGGCAGGTAAACCAATGCGGTTGGCAGTAGCATCAATGATCCTTTTATTCGCCTGGTGCGGTACTAACCATGCGATATCATCGCCTGTTAAATTATTTCTTTGTAACAGGTCATAGGCAGCATCTGCCATACCTTTTACAGCTGCTTTAAAAACAGGTTGTCCATCCTGGAAAATATAATGTTCTTTTGCCGTAACAGTTTCAATAGAAGAAGGTTTTAAAGAACCGCCCGCTTTCATGTGCAGGTAAGCTTTGCCGCTTCCATCGCTTTTTAAAATACTGTCAATAATTCCGTTGCCTTCTGTATTTGCTTCCAGCAAAACAGCGCCGGCTCCGTCACCAAAAATGATGCAGGTAGTTCTGTCACTGTAATCCACAATAGCACTCATTTTATCAGCACCTACCACTATTACCTTTTTGTATTTTCCGCTTTCTATTAACCCCGCACCGGTAGTTACTCCAAACAAGAAGCCGGAACAAGCTGCGCTGAGATCAAATCCCCACGCATTAACAGCACCGATTTTATCGCAAACAATATTAGCTGTGGCAGGAAAAACCATATCCGGCGTAACAGTAGCACAAATCACACAATCGATCTCTTCAGGCGATATTCCTCTTTTTTTACAAATATCTTTTATGGCTTCTGCAGCCATATCGGAAGTGGCTAATCCTTCTCCTTTTAAGATCCTTCTTTCTTCAATACCCGTACGTGTTTTGATCCACTCATCGGTAGTATCCACCATTTTTTCCAGCATTGCATTGGTAAGTCTGAATTCCGGAACATACCCTCCCACAGAGGTAATGGAGGCAGTAATTTTTGACATAGTTTATAAAACGTTTTAACGTTATTAAGAGCGTGTGCAAAAATACAGTAAATACGCATTGCTTTCTTTAACGTGTTTGGTGATAAATAATTCCTATTTTCGCTACTGTGCAACTGCAATTATGTACGCTTATTTACAAGGAAGGTTTATTGACAAAACGCCGGCGCAGATCTATGTAGATGTGAATGGTGTTGGCTATGAAGTTAATATCAGCCTTAACACGTATTCACATATACAAAATATTGAACAAGGAAAGTTGTTTACTTACCTGCAGATCAAAGAAGATGCGCATGTTATATATGGCTTTTTTGATAAAACAGAAAAAGAGCTGTTTATTCAATTGATAGGTGTATCCGGAATTGGTGCAGCTACTGCCCGTATGATGCTGTCGTCCTTAAAACCAGAAGAAATTAGTCGTGCAATAGTTCAAAGCAACGTAAAGCTGTTAGAAAGCATCAAGGGAATAGGAAAAAAAACAGCAGAGCGGTTAGTTCTCGAATTAAAGGATAAAGTGGGTAAAACGGTTGCCGAAAATAATATTTTAGTTACTTCGGGCAATACTTTACAGCCTGATGCGTTGAATGCTTTAGTAGCCCTTGGAATTACACGTTCCATGGGAGAAGCAGCCGTACAAAAAGTATTATCGTTGGAACCCCACATCAGTGGTTTGGAAGAACTGATAAAAAAAGCTTTGAAAACTTTATGATGTAAGAAAATTCTACGTTAACTAAATTACCGGATGCTGTTTAAAAGAAAATTGATTTCAAACTATTTGAAATTGGGATTATTGCAGGTTGTACTGTCAATAGTCGTTTCTTCATCTTTGTTTGCGAACCCTGTTTCCCCTGTTACATA
The Ferruginibacter albus DNA segment above includes these coding regions:
- a CDS encoding DegT/DnrJ/EryC1/StrS family aminotransferase; protein product: MRPLQMVDTKTQYQKIKQEVDAAVIGVLESSQFIGGKVVNDFADNLAKYNEVKHVIPCANGTDALQISMMALELQPGDEVITPSFTYIATVEAAALLKLKPVFVEVDKETFCIDPAALEKAITPKTKAIIPVHLYGHAANMEAIMAIAQKHNLYVIEDNAQAIGCDYTFANGSKKKTGSIGHIGCTSFYPSKNLGAYGDAGAIFTNDDALANRLKMIAIHGQAKRYYHDMVGCNSRLDAIQAAILDIKLKHLDEYIDARRKAAAFYDKAFSGNSAITIPYRAAYSNHVFHQYTLLVNTVNRDELHQYLADNGIPSMIYYPVPCHKQKMFETFGGSDYHLPVTDWLTEKVISLPIHTELDEEQQTFIVSKVLEFINK
- a CDS encoding UDP-glucose dehydrogenase family protein encodes the protein MKISVVGTGYVGLVTGTCFAETGNTVTCVDIDKSKVDKLQSGKMTIYEPGLEKLFLRNQKEGRLHFTTSLEEGIKDAKIVFLALPTPPGEDGSADLKYILGVADHLGKILTDYKVIIDKSTVPVGTAEKVHAAIAKNIKVDFDVVSNPEFLREGVAVDDFMKPDRVVIGTESERAKKILNDLYAPFVRQGNPIIFMDERSAELTKYAANSFLATKITFMNEIAQLCERLGADVDLVRKGIGSDERIGKRFLFPGIGYGGSCFPKDVQALEKSSQEVNYDFQILKAVMDVNHRQKLHLLPKIKAYFNNDLKGKKIALWGLAFKPNTDDIREAPALYIIEELLKAGATVATFDPEAMENVKQIFGNKISFEETQYDALKDADALVIATEWSEFRTPEFDKIVSLLKNKVIFDGRNLFDLAQMEQLGFHYESIGRKVVK
- a CDS encoding UDP-glucuronic acid decarboxylase family protein, whose product is MANKRVLVTGAAGFLGSHLCDRFIKEGYDVVGMDNLITGDLRNIEHLFKLKEFEFYNHDVSKFIHVPGHIDYIMHFASPASPIDYLKIPIQTLKVGSLGTHNCLGLAKAKGARILVASTSEIYGDPLVHPQKEEYWGNVNPVGPRGVYDEAKRFQEAITMAYHTFHGVETRIVRIFNTYGPRMRLNDGRALPAFIGQALRGEDLTVFGDGSQTRSFCYVDDLVEGIYRLLLSDCVDPVNVGNPDEISLKDFAEEIIKLTGTTQKIVYKPLPKDDPKQRQPEISKAKAILGWEPKVKRAEGLKITYEYFKSLPNEELYKMPKEFESRK
- a CDS encoding nucleotide sugar dehydrogenase produces the protein MYQELLDKKKKLAVIGLGYVGLPIALEFAKKIKVIGFDINAKRIDMMKQGIDPSQELKKEAFDGCDIEFTNDLEVLKQASFFIAAVPTPVDKNNLPDLTPVTKASETVGKVIKQGDYVVFESTVYPGCTEEDCLPIIEKLSGLKNIKDFKTGYSPERINPGDKEHTLAKIIKVVSGCDDESLDVIAKVYELVVTAGVHKASSIKVAEAAKIIENTQRDLNIALMNELSIIFDKMNINTYEVLEAAGTKWNFLKFQPGLVGGHCIGVDPYYLTYKSKKLGYDSQVILAGRSINDGMAAHVAKKVLQHIIQNDGNVKEAKVLVMGATFKENVSDIRNSKVADVVNELKSYSLNVHVTDPHADSEELQHEYGFELTSSLANDYDAVIIAVPHNDFKSKGEDYFNSITKQKAIIADLKGIYRNKISNRVYWSL
- a CDS encoding SDR family oxidoreductase produces the protein MGQTFHTKDLGQLSFLVTGGAGFIGAHIAEYLLSNGAKKVRVLDNMVNGFKTNLNILSAYPAFEFVEGDIRDLETCQKACQGIDAISHQAALGSVPRSIKEPFYTNDVNVGGFVNILKAAVDNNVKQFVYASSSSVYGDEPSLPKEETKVGNCLSPYAVSKKANELYADVFAKVYGLKIIGFRYFNIFGPRQDPDGPYAAVIPLFVKGILNRTPVYINGDGEQTRDFTFVENALQINILGMLTDNDEAFNKVYNVAIGENFSINYLYNACKEYLKSDFEATFREPRAGDIRNSLADISLAKKLLGYQPTKKFEEGLVETIEYFKQLYTN
- the rfbC gene encoding dTDP-4-dehydrorhamnose 3,5-epimerase, which encodes MGFTKTDIPGLLIYEPTVHGDNRGYFFESYNEKTFADAGVTMKFVQDNQARSTYGVIRGLHYQLNPHAQTKLIRVLSGAIIDAVVDIRKGSPTYGKSFAIELSAENKKQLLVPRGFAHGYSVISETAEVSYKCDGLYSKQSEGGIVYNDPVLQIDWRIPADKALVADRDLQHPLLADCVNNFSFE
- the rfbD gene encoding dTDP-4-dehydrorhamnose reductase; this encodes MPTILVTGANGQLGNELRVLSAGYPQYDFLFVTRNELSIGDLDAVTNYFNENKIDHCINCAAYTAVDKAESDIENAFLINGEAVGNLAAVCKQHAAKFIHVSTDYVFDGTATEPIKEDRTVNPIGIYGASKLKGEELAFKNNPDTIIIRTSWVYSSFGNNFVKTMMRLMKERESINVVNDQRGCPTYAADLAAAIMTIVEKRSAFNTQYSIFNYSNSGNIVWYDFAIAIKELIGSNCIVNPIPTSQFPTPAKRPAYSLLDTTKIQQTFGVGVPEWKESLKKCLAILTTTA
- a CDS encoding THUMP domain-containing class I SAM-dependent RNA methyltransferase, which encodes MELFKTKSRIIVTCSNRLSPYLQQEIAELGFTPVRIFKTGVELKGTLNDCILLNLNLRCASQVLFSIKEFEAYNADTLYKVLFQFEWENIFSGDGYFSITSNVSNPTINNSLFANVKVKDAIVDRFRNKTGKRPNSGPELDKTVIHLYWKESYVEVFIDTSGETLSKHGYRRIPGRAPMLESLAASTLLATKWDRRSAFVNPMCGSGTLAIEAALLATNRMPGLYRSNYAFMHLIGYDESFYAIQRTRLTEKIIAVPGLKIVATDLSTDAVNVSKINAGAAGVADMIDFAVCDFGDTSIPANEPGVIFFNPEYGERLGEETALQAIYARMGDFMKQHCKGYTGYIFTGNLELAKKIGLKPSRRIEFFTSKIDCRLFEYELYSGTKRQSKEDVPST